CCGTCCCCGGCGTCGCTCGTCCTGCTGCCCGTCGCGCTCCTCGGGCTGCCCGCGCTCGTCGTCCTCTACCGCCGGCGCTACGGCGTCTGGGTCAGCGAGCCCGCCGGTCCGCTCTCGCGGCGGATCTACCGCGCCCTGATCGTCGTCCTCGTGCTCGTCTTCGGCGCCCTGCTGGTCGTCAAGCTCACCGCGGTCGAGTACCGGTGGGTGCTGCTGCCCGCCGTCGTCGGGTTCGTCGCAGCCGTCGTGCTGGGCCCCTGGTACGACGACGCGCAGCGGCGCGAGCTCGCGACGGAGCAGCCCCGCCGATGAGCGCCGACGTCGTCCCCGCGTTCGACGAGGTCATCCACTCCCCCGCCCGGCTGCGGATCGCCGGGGTGCTGCGGCGCGGCGCGGAGCTCGAGTTCGCCGTCCTGCGCGACACGCTCGGCCTGAGCGACACGAGCCTGTCCAAGAACCTGCGGGTGCTCGCCGACGCCGGCTACGTCGACGTGCGCAAGGAGCGGTCCCCTGCCCGCAGCGACGCGCGCCGCCTCACCTGGGTGACGCTCACGCCGGACGGACGGCGCGCCGTCGAGGCGCACCTCGCCGCGCTCGCGGAGATCGCCCGCGGCTGACGGCGCGCGCGAGGTCGGACCGCCGTCCGTCGACCCCGCGTCAGCGCCCCCCGGTCCCCACGCTCGCCGCCGCCGCGACGTCGCCGAGCACGACCGCGTCGACCAGCTGCCGCGCCCACGCGAGCAGCTCGCGGCCGTGCAGCGGGCGGCCGCCGATCCTGGCCGTCGTCGGGAACGGCACCAGGACCGTGCGCGTCGCCGGCTTGAGCACCGAGCCCGGGTACAGCCGCTTGAGCCGCAGCTGCGCCGACTCGGGCAGCTCGACGGGCGCGAACCGCACGAACTTGCCCTGCGCGGTGACGTCCGTGAGGCCCGCGGCGCGGACCTTCTGCCGGAACTCGGCGACCTCGAACAGGTTGTCGACCGCCGCGGGCACCGCGCCGTACCGGTCCGCGAGCTCCGCGCGCACCTCGCCGAGCGCGGTCGCGTCGGCGGACGCCGCGATCTTCTTGTACGCCTCGAGGCGCAGCCGCTCGTGCGCGATGTAGTCGTGCGGGATGTGCGCGTCGACGGGGAGCTCGATCGTGACGTCGGGCAGCTCCTCCGGCTGGTCGCCGCGGAAGTTCGCGACGGCCTCGCCGACCATCCGGATGTACAGGTCGAAGCCCACGCCCTCGATGTGCCCCGACTGCTCGCCGCCCAGCAGGTTGCCCGCGCCGCGGATCTCCAGGTCCTTCATCGCGACGGCCATGCCCGCGCCGAGGTCGGTGTTCGCGGCGATCGTCTGGAGGCGGTCGTGCGCGGTCTCGGTGAGCGGCTTCTCCGGCGGGTAGAGGAAGTACGCGTAGGCGCGCTCGCGGCCCCGGC
The sequence above is a segment of the Cellulomonas fimi genome. Coding sequences within it:
- a CDS encoding transcriptional regulator gives rise to the protein MSADVVPAFDEVIHSPARLRIAGVLRRGAELEFAVLRDTLGLSDTSLSKNLRVLADAGYVDVRKERSPARSDARRLTWVTLTPDGRRAVEAHLAALAEIARG